A genomic window from Chthoniobacterales bacterium includes:
- a CDS encoding AbrB/MazE/SpoVT family DNA-binding domain-containing protein — protein MTTTLFMNGRSQAVRLPKQLRLPGKRAKIRRFGRGLLLEPMGDESWPEGYFEKVLIKDNSFKRPGQGEVPPLPDLER, from the coding sequence ATGACGACGACACTTTTCATGAACGGACGCTCCCAAGCCGTGCGCTTGCCCAAGCAGTTGCGGTTGCCCGGAAAGCGCGCCAAAATTCGCCGCTTCGGCCGTGGTTTGCTTTTGGAGCCGATGGGCGATGAAAGCTGGCCGGAAGGCTACTTCGAGAAAGTGTTGATCAAAGACAACTCGTTCAAGCGGCCCGGTCAGGGCGAGGTGCCGCCACTTCCCGACCTTGAGCGGTGA
- a CDS encoding type II toxin-antitoxin system VapC family toxin, which produces MTHLLDTDVCVAVLRGMKAVQERLRMLSPDDVGVSTVSIYELFAGVERCRDPRAEGRKVERFLAPLHILTLDRESARRAAKVRAKLQESGTVIGPYDLLLAGQALALEVKLVTRNTREFSRVAGLKLEDWLS; this is translated from the coding sequence GTGACCCATTTGCTCGACACCGATGTTTGCGTGGCGGTGCTGCGTGGGATGAAAGCCGTGCAGGAGCGCTTGCGAATGCTTTCTCCCGATGATGTGGGTGTTTCGACGGTTTCGATCTACGAGCTGTTTGCCGGTGTGGAGCGTTGCCGTGACCCCCGTGCCGAAGGACGGAAAGTTGAGCGCTTTTTGGCCCCGCTGCACATTCTGACTCTCGACCGTGAATCGGCCCGGCGGGCGGCCAAGGTCAGGGCAAAGTTGCAAGAGTCCGGCACAGTTATCGGCCCCTACGATTTGCTCCTGGCCGGGCAGGCGCTGGCTTTGGAAGTCAAGCTGGTCACACGCAACACGCGCGAATTTTCCCGCGTTGCCGGGTTGAAACTGGAAGATTGGCTGAGCTGA
- the rpsI gene encoding 30S ribosomal protein S9: MSEVHTATGRRRTSVARVRLKPGSGKIEVNSREFNDYFPTTTLQTAVLRPLELSGRSQSVDIFLKTSGGGVSGQAGAASLAIARALLKLDANLRPELKKNGLLTRDPRMKERKKPGRPGARKRFQFSKR, translated from the coding sequence ATGTCCGAAGTCCACACCGCCACCGGCCGCCGCCGCACTTCCGTAGCGCGCGTCCGCCTCAAGCCCGGCTCGGGCAAAATCGAAGTCAACAGCCGCGAGTTCAACGACTACTTCCCCACGACCACCCTGCAGACCGCGGTCCTGCGCCCGCTGGAACTCAGCGGACGCTCCCAGTCGGTGGATATTTTTCTCAAGACCTCGGGCGGCGGAGTGAGCGGACAAGCCGGGGCGGCCAGCCTCGCCATCGCACGCGCACTGCTCAAGCTCGATGCCAATCTTCGTCCGGAGCTGAAGAAAAACGGTCTTCTCACCCGCGATCCGCGGATGAAAGAGCGCAAGAAGCCCGGACGTCCCGGGGCGCGCAAGCGCTTCCAGTTCTCCAAGCGCTAA
- the rplM gene encoding 50S ribosomal protein L13 — translation MKTFSAKAEEVKRNWWVVDAENQILGRLATKVADVLRGKNKPVFTPHCDTGDFVVVINASKVRVTGKKPTAKTYMSFSGYVGGHKSETFEQRRARRPELLVERAVRGMIPHNRLGRAQFTKLKVYAGAEHPHAAQQPKELKVS, via the coding sequence ATGAAAACCTTTTCCGCCAAAGCCGAGGAAGTGAAGCGCAACTGGTGGGTCGTGGACGCCGAGAACCAGATCCTCGGGCGCCTCGCGACCAAAGTTGCCGACGTTCTGCGCGGCAAGAACAAGCCGGTCTTCACCCCGCACTGCGACACGGGCGACTTCGTCGTGGTGATCAATGCGTCCAAAGTCCGCGTGACCGGCAAAAAGCCGACCGCCAAGACCTACATGAGCTTCTCCGGCTACGTCGGCGGGCACAAAAGCGAAACCTTCGAGCAGCGCCGTGCGCGCCGGCCCGAATTGCTCGTCGAGCGCGCCGTGCGCGGCATGATCCCGCACAACCGGCTCGGGCGCGCCCAGTTCACCAAACTCAAAGTCTATGCCGGCGCGGAGCATCCGCACGCCGCGCAGCAGCCCAAAGAACTCAAAGTTTCCTGA